Proteins found in one Nocardia brasiliensis ATCC 700358 genomic segment:
- a CDS encoding endonuclease/exonuclease/phosphatase family protein: MTRRDAMKWFGAAGGALAVGAAMPLATAAPAADELRVLAINIWMGASKIPGGIGLVADLIIDTRASVVLLSEANQATKAIAAALEKKGQKFEAVASGDTGVLSAFPVEESADLGWMVKARLSVGDKRVTAYAAHLEYRWYATYLPRGYGAGVPAPGEYSEFGWNKLPGGPVTDPVAVQRVNVASKRPEAIGAFLEDAKAEAAAGSSVLMGGDFNEPSALDWTPAAANLFDHNGVVLPWESTRRLQQAGFVDAYRSRYPDPVTHPGFTWPASNPDAPVSQLTWAPEADERDRIDYIFAGPGAALRLADVGIVGPRGSIVRNARRDENTQDNFLASPQKWVTDHKAVLATYQLT, from the coding sequence ATGACACGACGCGATGCGATGAAATGGTTCGGTGCGGCGGGCGGTGCACTCGCCGTCGGCGCGGCGATGCCCCTGGCCACCGCCGCACCCGCGGCCGACGAGCTCCGGGTGCTCGCGATCAACATCTGGATGGGCGCGAGCAAGATTCCCGGCGGGATCGGCCTGGTGGCCGATCTGATCATCGATACGCGGGCCTCGGTGGTGCTGCTGTCGGAGGCGAACCAGGCGACGAAGGCGATCGCGGCGGCGCTGGAAAAGAAAGGCCAGAAGTTCGAGGCGGTCGCCTCGGGCGATACCGGTGTGCTGTCGGCGTTCCCGGTCGAGGAGAGCGCGGACCTGGGCTGGATGGTCAAGGCCCGGTTGAGCGTCGGCGACAAGCGGGTCACCGCCTACGCCGCGCATCTCGAATATCGCTGGTACGCCACCTATCTGCCGCGCGGCTACGGCGCCGGCGTGCCCGCGCCGGGGGAGTACTCCGAATTCGGCTGGAACAAGCTGCCGGGCGGGCCGGTGACCGATCCGGTGGCAGTGCAGCGGGTGAACGTCGCGTCCAAGCGTCCCGAAGCGATCGGGGCCTTCCTCGAGGACGCGAAAGCAGAAGCGGCGGCGGGTAGTTCGGTGCTCATGGGCGGCGACTTCAACGAACCGTCGGCGCTGGACTGGACGCCCGCGGCGGCGAACCTGTTCGACCACAACGGCGTGGTGCTGCCGTGGGAGAGCACCCGCCGACTGCAGCAGGCCGGTTTCGTCGACGCCTACCGCTCCCGCTATCCGGATCCGGTGACGCATCCGGGCTTCACCTGGCCGGCGAGCAATCCCGACGCGCCGGTCTCGCAGCTCACCTGGGCGCCAGAGGCCGACGAACGCGACCGGATCGACTACATCTTCGCCGGGCCGGGCGCCGCGCTGCGGCTCGCCGACGTGGGCATCGTGGGACCGCGTGGCTCGATCGTGCGCAATGCCCGGCGCGACGAGAATACCCAGGACAATTTTCTGGCGTCGCCGCAGAAATGGGTCACCGACCACAAGGCCGTCCTGGCGACATATCAGCTCACATAG
- a CDS encoding TetR/AcrR family transcriptional regulator yields MASSTPPGTATNRVTRRRAETRDRLLTAAYEAFSEEGFGKATVERVCERAGFTRGAFYSNFVSLDELFLAMWEQRSAAMLADIKRVLDDMLIGGDDDLRTAIERMARAVPIDEGWYRITAEFTAHALRNPELRRVMAAREEAISAALMPAVVAGLARIGRAVPDPAALGQALVAVHDGTSVQVLMEPRSRAVRKRRTELMYHVVLAYSTESEG; encoded by the coding sequence ATGGCGTCGTCCACCCCACCGGGAACCGCGACGAACCGGGTCACCCGCCGCCGCGCCGAAACCCGCGATCGGCTGCTGACCGCCGCCTACGAGGCCTTCAGCGAGGAGGGCTTCGGCAAAGCCACCGTGGAACGGGTCTGTGAACGCGCCGGCTTCACCCGCGGCGCCTTCTACTCCAATTTCGTCTCGCTCGACGAGCTGTTCCTGGCGATGTGGGAACAGCGGTCGGCCGCCATGCTCGCCGATATCAAGCGCGTCCTCGACGACATGCTCATCGGCGGTGACGACGACCTGCGCACCGCGATCGAACGGATGGCACGCGCGGTGCCCATCGATGAGGGCTGGTATCGGATCACCGCGGAGTTCACCGCCCACGCGCTGCGCAACCCCGAACTGCGCCGGGTGATGGCCGCGCGCGAAGAGGCGATCAGCGCCGCCCTGATGCCGGCCGTAGTCGCGGGGCTGGCCCGGATCGGCCGCGCGGTCCCCGATCCCGCGGCGCTCGGCCAGGCCCTCGTCGCGGTGCACGACGGCACCAGCGTGCAGGTCCTGATGGAACCGCGCAGTCGGGCCGTGCGCAAGCGCCGCACCGAACTCATGTACCACGTCGTGCTGGCCTACAGCACCGAATCCGAAGGATGA
- a CDS encoding glutamate-1-semialdehyde 2,1-aminomutase, giving the protein MEPDPEHPAMPHGRFARSNELQARLHELVPGGAHTYARGADQYPEHMAPVLVRGNGCRVWDADGNCYVEYGMGLRSVTLGHGFAPVLDAVRAAIADGVSFSRPTELELLAAQDFLALVPGADMVKFAKNGSDATTAAVRLARAATGRTALAVCDQPFFSVDDWFIGTTAMHSGIPAESAAGTLRFRYNDLDSLAAVLDSGRVAAVIMEAATALAEPAPGYLKGVRALCDRHGALLVFDEMITGFRWSAGGAQTVYGVRPDLSCWGKAMGNGFPLSALAGKREYMELGGLRTDDDRVFLLSTTHGPETASLAAFRAVVREYRTGDPITRMERAGQRLADGVNLIAADLGIADHLQVLGRPSCLIFVTRDPNGRPSQEFRTLFLQELLQRGVLGQSFVTSAAHTDSDIDETVAACCEAAAVYRKAIDQGSVDGLLAGRPVAPAIRRHAAPRRIRRDDE; this is encoded by the coding sequence ATGGAGCCCGATCCCGAGCATCCGGCGATGCCGCACGGCCGGTTCGCCCGGAGCAACGAACTCCAGGCGCGGCTGCACGAACTCGTCCCGGGTGGCGCGCACACCTACGCCAGGGGCGCGGATCAGTATCCCGAACACATGGCCCCGGTGCTGGTGCGCGGCAACGGCTGCCGCGTGTGGGACGCCGACGGCAACTGCTACGTCGAATACGGCATGGGACTGCGCTCGGTCACTCTCGGGCACGGATTCGCACCGGTGCTCGACGCCGTGCGCGCCGCGATCGCCGACGGGGTCAGCTTCAGCAGGCCGACCGAGCTGGAACTGCTCGCCGCGCAGGACTTCCTCGCCTTGGTGCCGGGCGCCGACATGGTGAAGTTCGCCAAGAACGGCTCCGACGCGACCACCGCCGCAGTACGTCTCGCTCGTGCCGCCACCGGCCGGACCGCGCTGGCCGTCTGCGATCAACCGTTCTTCTCGGTCGACGACTGGTTCATCGGTACCACCGCGATGCACAGCGGCATCCCCGCCGAAAGCGCGGCCGGCACCCTGCGTTTCCGCTACAACGATCTCGATTCGCTGGCGGCGGTGCTCGATTCGGGGCGCGTCGCCGCGGTGATCATGGAGGCGGCCACCGCACTGGCCGAGCCCGCGCCGGGTTACCTGAAAGGCGTTCGCGCCCTCTGCGATCGGCATGGCGCACTCCTCGTCTTCGACGAGATGATCACCGGCTTCCGCTGGTCGGCCGGTGGCGCGCAAACGGTCTACGGCGTCCGGCCGGACCTGTCCTGCTGGGGCAAGGCGATGGGCAACGGGTTCCCGCTCTCCGCGCTGGCCGGCAAGCGTGAGTACATGGAACTCGGCGGGCTGCGCACCGACGACGATCGGGTGTTCCTGCTGTCCACCACGCACGGCCCGGAAACGGCCTCGCTCGCGGCCTTTCGCGCGGTGGTGCGGGAGTACCGCACCGGCGACCCCATCACGCGCATGGAGCGCGCCGGTCAGCGCCTCGCCGACGGGGTCAACCTGATCGCCGCCGACCTCGGCATCGCCGACCACCTCCAGGTACTCGGCCGCCCTTCGTGCCTCATCTTCGTCACCCGCGACCCGAACGGCCGCCCTTCGCAGGAGTTCCGCACCCTGTTCCTGCAGGAGTTGCTGCAACGGGGTGTGCTCGGTCAGTCGTTCGTCACCTCCGCCGCGCACACCGACAGCGATATCGACGAGACCGTCGCGGCCTGCTGCGAAGCCGCCGCGGTGTACCGCAAGGCGATCGACCAGGGCAGTGTGGACGGCCTGCTCGCCGGCCGTCCGGTCGCGCCGGCCATCCGCCGTCACGCGGCACCGCGCCGGATTCGGCGGGACGACGAATGA
- a CDS encoding zinc-binding alcohol dehydrogenase family protein, protein MTGWRVRRPAPIDTGPLERVREPVPEPAADELLVRVLACGVCRTDLHVAEGDLPVHRAGVVPGHEVVGEVVAVGSAVGASAEERPADGFAVGDRVGIAWLRHTCGACKYCLRGLENLCPRSMYTGWDADGGYAEYATVPADYALRLPENYTDEETAPLLCAGIIGYRSLQRAQLPPGGHLGIYGFGGSAHIAAQVALARGAEVHVMTRDPAAQELARALGAASAQGAADPPPVQLDSAILFAPVGTLVPPALAALDRGGVLAVAGIHLSDIPVLNYQRHLFQEREIRSVTANTRADAREFLALAGEHRIEVTTRGYSLGRADQALADLAHGRFTGAAVLVP, encoded by the coding sequence ATGACCGGATGGCGAGTCCGTCGCCCGGCGCCGATCGATACGGGGCCGCTGGAACGGGTGCGCGAGCCCGTGCCGGAGCCCGCCGCCGACGAACTGCTCGTGCGGGTGCTGGCCTGTGGTGTCTGCCGGACTGACCTGCATGTCGCCGAGGGGGATCTGCCCGTGCATCGCGCCGGGGTGGTTCCCGGGCACGAGGTGGTCGGGGAGGTGGTCGCGGTCGGCTCGGCGGTCGGCGCGAGTGCCGAGGAGCGTCCCGCGGACGGTTTCGCCGTGGGCGACCGGGTCGGCATCGCCTGGTTGCGGCACACCTGCGGCGCCTGCAAGTACTGCCTGCGCGGACTCGAGAACCTTTGTCCCCGTTCGATGTACACGGGCTGGGACGCGGACGGCGGCTATGCCGAATATGCCACTGTGCCAGCCGATTACGCGCTGCGCCTGCCGGAGAACTACACCGACGAAGAGACGGCGCCGCTGCTCTGTGCGGGCATCATCGGCTATCGATCACTGCAGCGCGCGCAGCTGCCGCCCGGTGGTCACCTCGGGATCTACGGTTTCGGCGGCAGCGCGCACATCGCCGCGCAGGTCGCGCTCGCGCGCGGCGCCGAGGTGCATGTGATGACCCGGGATCCGGCCGCGCAGGAGCTGGCGCGCGCCCTCGGTGCCGCGTCGGCGCAGGGCGCGGCGGATCCGCCTCCGGTGCAACTCGATTCGGCGATCTTGTTCGCGCCGGTGGGCACGCTGGTGCCGCCGGCGCTGGCCGCGCTCGACCGCGGCGGCGTTCTGGCCGTCGCGGGTATTCATCTGAGCGACATCCCGGTGCTGAATTATCAGCGGCATCTGTTCCAGGAGCGGGAAATTCGCTCGGTCACCGCGAACACCCGGGCCGACGCGCGTGAATTTCTCGCGCTCGCAGGCGAACACCGCATAGAAGTGACCACCCGTGGGTACTCCCTCGGCAGGGCAGATCAGGCCCTGGCCGATCTCGCCCACGGACGTTTCACTGGCGCAGCGGTTCTCGTTCCGTAG
- a CDS encoding bifunctional metallophosphatase/5'-nucleotidase — protein MNARRRFAVVVAGLVSAVLVAGCGTGTEPGSGPVTSTVPGVVPLISTDDLGPAGTDEVHLFGLNDLHGNLQPPAGSTGKIAGHDAGGAAYLATHLARLKAAYPASAVVAAGDDIGASPLISGLFHDEPTITFMNNIGVAASSVGNHEFDRGVLELARIQQGGCAPDGCSPGAPFTGAKFPYLAANVTDAEGKLPPALRPWTMLEIGGHKIGVIGTVTPDTVNLVLPAGIRGYRFDDEAATINRYVPELKSAGAEAIVALMHDGGIQQPPKDVPIDYNGCADISPNVTGLAKAIDPAVQALFTAHSHQSYVCTIEGKVVTQAASYGRLITDLTLRFTPDGVRAAAANRVVTREVTPDGPTTALVDFYAEQARPRTARVVGTATAVLSHDPGPSGTSPLGDVIADSMLAATAGPAGAVAAFMNPGGVRADIKAGPVTYGDIFTVQPFGNQVVTLTLTGAQVLRLLEQQWTNASKPAVLSPAGITYAYTESAPKGAKVAAESVRIGGQPLNPVATYRITTNSFLASGGDGFAVFTEGTDSVPGPTDLDAFEAYFRDHATVQPPAARVERR, from the coding sequence ATGAACGCGCGCCGTCGCTTTGCCGTAGTCGTTGCCGGACTCGTGAGCGCGGTGCTCGTCGCCGGGTGCGGCACGGGGACCGAGCCGGGCAGCGGGCCGGTCACCTCGACCGTGCCCGGCGTGGTGCCGCTGATCTCGACCGACGACCTCGGCCCGGCCGGAACCGACGAAGTACACCTGTTCGGTCTCAACGACCTGCACGGCAATCTGCAGCCGCCGGCCGGCTCGACCGGCAAGATCGCCGGGCACGACGCGGGCGGAGCCGCGTATCTGGCCACCCACCTCGCCCGGCTGAAAGCCGCGTATCCCGCCAGCGCGGTGGTCGCGGCCGGTGACGATATCGGCGCGAGCCCACTGATCTCCGGTCTCTTCCACGACGAACCGACCATCACCTTCATGAACAACATCGGGGTGGCCGCCTCGTCGGTGGGCAATCACGAATTCGACCGCGGCGTCCTCGAATTGGCCCGCATCCAGCAGGGCGGCTGCGCGCCGGACGGTTGCTCGCCCGGCGCACCGTTCACCGGCGCGAAGTTCCCCTACCTGGCCGCGAACGTGACCGACGCCGAGGGCAAGTTGCCGCCCGCGCTACGGCCGTGGACCATGCTGGAAATCGGCGGGCACAAGATCGGCGTGATCGGCACGGTCACCCCGGACACCGTCAATCTTGTACTGCCCGCGGGTATCCGGGGGTACCGGTTCGACGACGAGGCCGCGACGATCAACCGCTACGTGCCGGAGCTGAAGTCCGCGGGCGCCGAGGCGATCGTGGCACTGATGCACGACGGCGGTATCCAGCAGCCGCCGAAGGACGTCCCGATCGACTACAACGGGTGCGCCGACATCAGCCCGAACGTGACGGGCCTGGCCAAGGCGATCGACCCGGCGGTACAGGCGCTGTTCACCGCGCACAGCCATCAGTCCTACGTGTGCACGATCGAGGGCAAGGTGGTCACCCAGGCCGCGTCCTACGGCAGGCTCATCACCGATCTGACGCTGCGTTTCACCCCGGACGGCGTGCGGGCGGCCGCGGCCAATCGGGTGGTGACCCGTGAGGTGACGCCGGACGGGCCCACCACCGCGCTCGTCGATTTCTACGCCGAACAGGCGCGGCCGCGCACCGCCCGGGTGGTCGGCACGGCCACCGCGGTGCTGTCGCACGATCCGGGACCGTCGGGCACTTCACCGCTCGGCGACGTGATCGCCGATTCGATGCTCGCGGCCACCGCCGGACCGGCGGGTGCGGTCGCGGCGTTCATGAACCCGGGCGGGGTCCGCGCGGACATCAAGGCGGGCCCGGTGACCTACGGCGATATCTTCACGGTCCAGCCGTTCGGTAACCAGGTCGTCACGCTCACGCTCACCGGAGCGCAGGTGCTGCGGCTGCTCGAACAGCAGTGGACCAACGCGAGCAAGCCCGCCGTGCTCTCCCCCGCCGGTATCACCTACGCCTACACCGAATCCGCGCCGAAGGGCGCGAAGGTGGCGGCCGAGAGCGTGCGGATCGGCGGACAACCGCTCAATCCCGTTGCGACGTACCGGATCACGACGAACAGCTTCCTCGCCTCGGGCGGCGACGGCTTCGCCGTCTTCACCGAGGGCACCGACAGCGTCCCCGGCCCGACCGATCTGGACGCCTTCGAGGCCTATTTCCGGGACCACGCCACCGTGCAGCCGCCGGCCGCCCGCGTCGAGCGGCGTTAG
- a CDS encoding winged helix-turn-helix domain-containing protein produces MAEPAHATVAAEYARQIRAGVLAAGARLPSQAELAARHGVSRVVVRRALELLREQHLVHTVARRGTFVGDGSARRAAEPVDDDVDEIRAVAHPIRRAQLAASLITHYQLRIAELSGIRQTAIEDAHDQGMSLTDIGARLGLTDGLRDRMSRADRFG; encoded by the coding sequence ATGGCCGAACCGGCCCACGCCACCGTCGCGGCCGAGTACGCACGGCAGATCCGTGCCGGTGTCCTCGCCGCCGGTGCCCGGCTACCGAGCCAGGCCGAATTGGCCGCGCGGCACGGCGTTTCCCGCGTCGTCGTGCGACGGGCGCTCGAGCTGTTGCGCGAGCAGCACCTCGTGCACACCGTCGCACGGCGCGGCACCTTCGTCGGCGACGGTTCCGCCCGCCGCGCCGCCGAACCGGTGGACGACGATGTCGACGAGATCCGCGCCGTGGCCCATCCGATCCGGCGCGCACAGCTCGCCGCCAGCCTCATCACGCACTACCAGCTGCGGATCGCCGAGCTCTCCGGTATCCGGCAGACCGCGATCGAGGACGCGCACGATCAGGGCATGAGCCTCACCGATATCGGCGCCCGCCTCGGCCTGACCGACGGTCTGCGAGATCGGATGAGCCGCGCCGACCGCTTCGGCTGA
- a CDS encoding SDR family oxidoreductase has translation MATYIVTGGTGFLGRRVVQELLDHDPDAVVHVLVREGSLQKFADLATAWHGGERVFSLVGDLTADELGLTREAPAADHVIHLGAVYDMTADEDTAHAANVAGTRSVIALARRIGAVLHHVSSVAVAGDHKGKFFEEDFDLGQRLTSPYHRTKFAAEQLVREAQGLRWRVYRPAIVVGDSRTGEMDKIDGPYYFFSAIAKLAALPAELPMPLPDLGATNIVPVDYVAAAMATLIRRPGLDGRTFHLVNPEPQPFSAVYGALAAAAGAPTGIGVVPGSALALTGLAQLPGVASVRDFLLEQLGIPAAVAPHTSFAAEFISDSTRAQLRGSGLSVPPFESYAERLWSYWRAHLDTHRDRPELTDDPLSGRIVLITGASSGIGLATAHAVARRGATVLMVARGKDDLSDAADSVRAEGGVAHDYPCDITDADAVESLVRAVLTEHGHVDYLVNNAGRSIRRSVLNSTDRMHDFERTMAVNYFGAVRLILALLPSMRARRFGHVVNISSIAVQTKVPRFAAYVASKSALDNFSEIAAVENRDAGITFTSVRMPLVRTPMIAPTDLYRSLPVPDPDQAAAIVVRALEDRPHRIDTPVGTFAQAVDLLMPSVKRTILHQGFRLFGESHAAQGNKSVAPAAAEPSGERGRSPLTVLAPVLMPLMALPGPAARVARVVPGLQW, from the coding sequence ATGGCTACCTACATCGTGACGGGCGGTACCGGATTCTTGGGACGACGAGTCGTCCAGGAGCTGCTGGACCACGATCCCGACGCCGTGGTCCATGTGCTGGTGCGCGAGGGCTCGCTACAGAAGTTTGCTGACCTGGCGACCGCGTGGCACGGCGGCGAGCGGGTGTTCTCCCTGGTCGGCGACCTCACAGCGGACGAACTCGGGCTCACCCGTGAGGCGCCCGCGGCCGATCACGTGATCCATCTCGGCGCCGTCTACGACATGACCGCGGACGAGGACACCGCGCACGCCGCCAATGTCGCGGGCACCCGCTCGGTGATCGCGCTGGCCCGCCGGATCGGCGCTGTGCTGCACCATGTTTCGTCCGTCGCGGTGGCCGGCGACCACAAGGGCAAGTTCTTCGAAGAGGACTTCGACCTCGGTCAGCGGCTCACCTCGCCCTACCACCGCACCAAGTTCGCCGCCGAGCAGCTGGTGCGCGAGGCGCAGGGCTTGCGCTGGCGGGTGTACCGGCCCGCGATCGTGGTCGGCGATTCGCGCACCGGCGAGATGGACAAGATCGACGGTCCCTACTACTTCTTCTCCGCCATCGCCAAGCTCGCCGCGCTGCCCGCGGAACTGCCGATGCCGCTGCCCGATCTCGGCGCGACCAACATCGTCCCGGTCGACTATGTCGCCGCCGCCATGGCCACGCTGATCCGCCGGCCCGGGCTCGACGGGCGCACCTTCCACCTGGTAAACCCGGAGCCGCAGCCGTTCAGCGCGGTGTACGGCGCGCTCGCCGCGGCGGCGGGCGCCCCCACCGGCATCGGCGTCGTGCCGGGCAGCGCGCTGGCGCTGACCGGGCTGGCGCAGTTGCCCGGCGTCGCGTCGGTGCGCGATTTCCTGTTGGAGCAGTTGGGCATTCCCGCGGCCGTCGCGCCGCACACCTCCTTCGCCGCGGAGTTCATCTCCGATTCCACCCGGGCGCAGTTGCGCGGCTCCGGGCTGAGCGTGCCGCCGTTCGAGAGCTACGCCGAACGACTCTGGAGCTACTGGCGCGCGCATCTGGACACCCATCGCGACCGCCCCGAGCTGACCGACGATCCGCTCAGCGGCCGGATCGTGCTCATCACCGGCGCCTCCTCGGGCATCGGGCTGGCCACCGCGCACGCGGTCGCCCGGCGCGGCGCCACCGTGCTGATGGTGGCCCGCGGCAAGGACGACCTGTCCGACGCCGCCGACTCGGTGCGCGCGGAAGGCGGTGTGGCCCACGACTATCCGTGCGACATCACCGACGCCGACGCGGTCGAGTCGCTGGTGCGCGCCGTGCTCACCGAACACGGCCACGTCGACTACCTGGTGAACAACGCGGGCCGTTCGATCCGTCGCTCGGTGCTCAACTCCACCGATCGCATGCACGATTTCGAGCGGACCATGGCGGTGAACTACTTCGGCGCGGTCCGGCTGATCCTGGCCCTGCTGCCGTCGATGCGGGCCCGGCGCTTCGGCCACGTCGTCAACATCTCCTCGATCGCCGTGCAGACCAAGGTGCCCCGGTTCGCGGCCTACGTCGCGAGCAAATCGGCGCTGGACAATTTCAGCGAGATCGCGGCGGTCGAGAACCGGGACGCGGGCATCACTTTCACCTCGGTGCGGATGCCGCTCGTGCGCACCCCGATGATCGCGCCGACCGATCTCTACCGTTCGCTGCCGGTCCCCGATCCGGACCAGGCCGCCGCCATCGTGGTGCGCGCACTGGAGGATCGCCCGCACCGCATCGACACCCCGGTCGGCACCTTCGCCCAGGCGGTCGATCTGCTGATGCCGTCGGTGAAGCGGACGATCCTGCACCAGGGCTTCCGCTTGTTCGGGGAATCCCATGCGGCACAGGGCAACAAGTCCGTCGCGCCCGCGGCGGCCGAGCCGTCCGGCGAGCGCGGCCGCAGCCCGCTGACCGTGCTCGCGCCGGTACTCATGCCGCTGATGGCGCTGCCCGGCCCGGCGGCGCGGGTGGCCCGGGTGGTGCCCGGATTGCAGTGGTAG
- a CDS encoding glycosyltransferase — protein sequence MSGPRVAVVHERFTEFGGSEAVVGELAETWERTEVFAPIVDPAGVRAPLTSVHDTWLSRAYAVTGRRSHAPLLPFAPRALRRLPLAHRFDAVVISHHAFATQAVFAADVPVLAYVHSPARWAWDKDFRAQEAGGPAGRLALSALGRLARHAELRAAPRLSRIVANSRAVAARVHDWWGLPATVVYPPVRIDSFTPDAAVPREDFFLFAGRLVPYKRPDLAIRAAQRAGRKLVVLGDGRFRAQLASLAGPETTFLGATSHEVLVDAYRRCRALLMPGVEDFGIVPVEAMACGTPVIAVDRGGALDTVRPGVTGEHVAHGADEAVVDHLAAAMRGWTPTDYRTEIIRAHAETFSPTAFRANMADAVTELLR from the coding sequence ATGAGCGGCCCGCGCGTCGCGGTGGTGCACGAACGCTTCACCGAATTCGGCGGTTCCGAGGCCGTTGTCGGCGAGCTGGCCGAAACCTGGGAGCGCACGGAGGTTTTCGCGCCGATCGTCGATCCGGCGGGCGTGCGGGCGCCGCTGACCTCGGTGCACGATACCTGGCTCAGCCGTGCGTATGCCGTCACCGGCCGCCGTTCGCACGCTCCGCTGCTGCCCTTCGCACCGCGCGCGCTGCGCCGCCTCCCCCTCGCGCACCGCTTCGACGCCGTCGTCATCAGCCATCACGCGTTCGCCACCCAGGCTGTGTTCGCCGCCGACGTACCGGTCCTCGCCTACGTGCACAGCCCGGCACGCTGGGCGTGGGACAAGGACTTCCGCGCGCAGGAGGCGGGCGGGCCGGCGGGCCGGCTCGCCCTGTCCGCGCTGGGCAGGTTGGCTCGGCACGCCGAATTGCGCGCCGCCCCTCGGCTGTCCCGGATCGTCGCGAATTCCCGCGCCGTCGCCGCGCGGGTGCACGACTGGTGGGGACTGCCCGCGACGGTCGTCTATCCGCCGGTGCGGATCGACAGCTTCACACCCGACGCTGCGGTACCGCGGGAGGATTTCTTCCTGTTCGCGGGCCGGCTGGTCCCGTACAAACGGCCGGATCTGGCCATTCGGGCCGCGCAGCGCGCGGGCCGCAAGCTCGTCGTGCTCGGCGACGGCCGCTTCCGCGCGCAACTGGCATCCTTGGCCGGGCCGGAGACCACCTTCCTGGGCGCGACCTCACACGAGGTCCTGGTCGACGCATACCGCCGCTGTCGCGCCTTGCTGATGCCGGGCGTCGAGGATTTCGGCATCGTCCCGGTGGAGGCGATGGCCTGCGGCACCCCGGTGATCGCGGTCGATCGCGGCGGCGCGCTGGACACGGTCCGGCCGGGCGTGACCGGCGAGCACGTCGCGCACGGCGCCGACGAGGCCGTCGTCGACCACTTGGCCGCGGCGATGCGCGGCTGGACCCCCACCGACTACCGGACCGAGATCATCCGCGCGCACGCGGAAACCTTCTCCCCCACCGCCTTCCGCGCCAACATGGCCGACGCGGTCACGGAACTGCTGCGCTGA
- a CDS encoding cutinase family protein: MANRKVIHFEKWRVVRVFIVLLLAAGFGATTGSPAWASPCAAIDVVVARGTQEPGYLGAAVGDPLYGTLLQALPVSSTAYRVNYPADLLDPASVSRGTHDMTGHLLWQAAACPDQRFILVGYSQGAIVTHGVLGTGAVTALGGMAVLPGELASRVAAVLLFGDPVRLIGWNVPGEYAWRTGNYCTGGDPVCGGGLDPAQHGNYGWAMWPAAWFAADRV, translated from the coding sequence ATGGCAAACCGGAAGGTAATTCATTTCGAAAAGTGGCGGGTGGTGCGAGTATTCATCGTGCTACTGCTGGCCGCGGGTTTCGGAGCGACGACGGGATCGCCCGCATGGGCGTCACCCTGCGCCGCGATCGATGTGGTAGTCGCACGGGGAACGCAGGAACCCGGCTACCTCGGCGCCGCGGTCGGGGACCCGCTCTACGGCACGTTGCTGCAGGCGCTACCGGTGAGCTCCACCGCGTATCGCGTGAATTATCCTGCGGACCTGCTGGATCCGGCCTCGGTGAGCCGCGGCACCCACGATATGACCGGTCACCTGCTGTGGCAGGCGGCGGCGTGCCCGGACCAGCGGTTCATCCTGGTCGGCTATTCGCAGGGTGCGATCGTCACGCACGGTGTCCTCGGCACCGGTGCGGTGACGGCACTCGGCGGCATGGCGGTGCTGCCGGGCGAACTTGCCTCGCGGGTGGCCGCGGTGCTGCTTTTCGGTGATCCGGTCCGGCTGATCGGCTGGAACGTGCCGGGCGAGTACGCCTGGCGCACCGGAAACTACTGCACGGGTGGCGATCCGGTCTGCGGCGGTGGTCTCGACCCGGCGCAGCACGGCAACTACGGCTGGGCCATGTGGCCGGCCGCCTGGTTCGCGGCGGACCGAGTGTGA